The Gemmatimonadaceae bacterium genome includes a window with the following:
- a CDS encoding DUF1592 domain-containing protein: MASHQRPDATAASRPLAQPVTAAPVRYDLSFADPPAAEAKRAATRPAGHPLLAPAARTAIAAPALTDVVKKTCAGCHSDTRKQGNLSLQNFDLLTIGQSSPEVAEKMINKLRSGMMPPPGRARPGGDTLQVLYETLEKQMDARYAANPNPGTRTFQRLNRAEYERAIKDVLNIDVRADSWLPLDTKSANFDNIADVQLPSATTLDSYLDAASEISRLAVGDPKASTSTSTYKIARLASQLDQVEGAPIGTRGGSSVTHNFPADGEYVFTVTLHAIPTGQLFASTAPFDEKIEVSVNGERVALLDIDRGMSQADPNGMEIRTKPVPVRAGPQRISATFVRTFEGPVNDNITPLGHSIADTQIGSQSGITVQAHMQSFAVTGPFNPTGVSETPSRKRIFSCRPLAPAEARPCAEKIIGRLGAQAYRRPLAANDVKALMTFYDEGAKDGGFEVGVRTALEAMLSSPHFIFRIEEVPTAGAAKGVMAVNGIDLASRLSFFLWGTPPDEQLVALGKSGRLNDTLVLQQQTKRMLADPRSEALATRFAAQWLRLPDIALVHPDANQYPDFREQLAVDMRRETELFFYNLVKENRSMNDFFTANYTFANEALAKHYDIPGVVGSEFRRVNYPAGSPRSGIFGHGSVLTLTSVANRTSPVLRGKWVMEVLMGSPPPAPPPNVPDLEKTGAAKEGRLLTTRERMEIHRANATCKSCHQFIDPIGLALDNFDVMGRWRIRENGTPLDTRGDYYDGTKISSPAELQAALLKRPVPVMRNFTRNLMAYGLGRRIEWYDEPAVRKIERVAAKSNYKMNDFIYGVVKSDAFRMRKFIAQAPAAPSATAPAKAGSGSH, translated from the coding sequence ATCGCGTCGCACCAGCGACCCGATGCCACGGCCGCATCGCGTCCTCTTGCGCAGCCCGTCACGGCGGCGCCGGTGCGCTACGATCTCTCGTTCGCTGATCCGCCAGCCGCAGAAGCGAAGCGGGCCGCCACCCGCCCGGCCGGGCATCCGCTTCTCGCCCCGGCAGCGCGGACGGCCATTGCAGCGCCGGCCCTCACCGACGTGGTGAAGAAGACCTGCGCCGGCTGCCACAGCGATACGCGCAAACAGGGCAACCTCTCGCTCCAGAACTTCGATCTCCTCACCATCGGGCAGTCGTCGCCCGAAGTGGCGGAGAAGATGATCAACAAGCTCCGCTCCGGCATGATGCCACCGCCGGGGCGCGCCCGGCCCGGCGGCGATACGCTGCAGGTGCTGTACGAGACGCTCGAGAAGCAGATGGACGCGCGGTATGCGGCCAATCCCAATCCGGGCACCCGCACCTTCCAGCGCCTCAATCGCGCCGAGTACGAGCGGGCGATCAAGGACGTGCTGAACATCGACGTGCGCGCCGATTCCTGGCTGCCGCTCGATACCAAGAGCGCCAACTTCGACAACATCGCGGACGTACAGCTGCCGTCGGCCACGACGCTCGATTCCTACCTCGACGCGGCCAGCGAGATCAGCCGGCTCGCGGTGGGCGACCCGAAGGCCAGCACGAGCACCAGCACCTACAAGATCGCGCGGCTCGCGTCGCAGCTCGATCAGGTGGAGGGCGCGCCGATCGGCACGCGTGGTGGCTCGTCGGTGACACACAATTTTCCGGCCGATGGCGAGTACGTCTTCACGGTCACGCTCCACGCCATTCCGACCGGCCAGCTTTTCGCCTCTACGGCACCGTTCGATGAGAAGATCGAAGTCTCGGTGAACGGCGAGCGCGTCGCCCTGCTCGACATCGATCGCGGCATGTCGCAGGCCGATCCGAACGGCATGGAAATCCGCACCAAGCCGGTGCCGGTGCGGGCGGGGCCGCAGCGCATCTCGGCCACCTTCGTCCGCACTTTCGAAGGGCCAGTGAACGACAATATCACGCCGCTTGGCCACTCGATTGCCGACACGCAGATCGGGTCGCAGTCCGGCATCACGGTCCAGGCGCACATGCAGAGCTTTGCGGTGACCGGCCCGTTCAATCCGACGGGGGTCTCGGAGACGCCAAGCCGCAAGCGCATCTTCAGCTGCCGCCCGCTGGCTCCGGCGGAGGCGCGTCCGTGCGCCGAGAAGATCATCGGGCGTCTGGGCGCGCAAGCGTATCGCCGGCCGCTCGCCGCGAACGACGTGAAGGCGCTCATGACCTTCTACGACGAGGGCGCCAAGGACGGCGGCTTCGAAGTCGGGGTCCGCACCGCCCTCGAAGCGATGCTGTCGAGCCCGCACTTCATCTTCCGCATCGAAGAAGTGCCGACGGCCGGCGCGGCGAAGGGTGTGATGGCCGTCAACGGAATCGACCTTGCCTCCCGCCTGTCGTTCTTCCTGTGGGGAACGCCGCCCGATGAGCAGCTGGTGGCCCTCGGCAAGAGCGGCCGTCTGAACGACACGCTCGTGCTGCAGCAGCAGACCAAGCGCATGCTGGCCGACCCGCGGAGCGAAGCGCTGGCGACGCGCTTTGCCGCGCAGTGGCTGCGGTTGCCCGATATCGCGCTCGTACATCCGGACGCGAACCAGTATCCGGATTTCCGCGAGCAGCTCGCCGTGGACATGCGCCGTGAGACGGAGCTCTTCTTCTACAATCTCGTGAAGGAGAACCGTTCCATGAACGACTTCTTCACGGCGAACTACACGTTCGCGAACGAGGCGCTCGCCAAGCACTACGACATTCCGGGCGTGGTGGGGAGCGAATTCCGCCGCGTGAACTATCCGGCCGGCTCACCGCGCAGCGGCATCTTCGGGCACGGCAGCGTGCTGACGCTGACGTCGGTCGCCAACCGGACGAGCCCGGTGCTTCGCGGCAAGTGGGTCATGGAAGTGCTCATGGGCTCGCCGCCGCCGGCGCCGCCGCCGAATGTCCCCGATCTCGAGAAGACGGGCGCGGCCAAGGAAGGGCGCCTGCTCACGACGCGCGAGCGCATGGAGATCCATCGCGCCAACGCGACGTGCAAGTCGTGCCATCAGTTCATCGATCCGATCGGGCTCGCGCTCGACAACTTCGACGTGATGGGACGCTGGCGCATCCGCGAGAACGGCACGCCGCTCGATACGCGTGGCGACTACTACGACGGTACCAAGATCTCGAGCCCGGCTGAACTGCAGGCCGCCCTGCTCAAGCGCCCGGTGCCGGTCATGCGCAACTTCACACGCAATCTCATGGCGTACGGCCTCGGCCGGCGCATCGAGTGGTACGACGAGCCGGCGGTGCGCAAGATCGAGCGCGTGGCCGCCAAGTCGAACTACAAGATGAACGATTTCATCTACGGTGTGGTGAAG